CACTACTGTCGCAACAGCCGCGCTTCAAGCGACCGAAGAACCCGACGCAATGATCATCGACCAGCCCGACAGCCCATCATCTCTAACCGGCGCGCTCGAAGCCGCCATCGGCGGCCTAGACAGCACCGACAATGCACCAGAGCAACCCCAACCGCAAACCAACGCAGTCGCCCTCCAAAACGACCAAAGCGAACACCCTGAATGGGAAGTCGACTCTTCCCCATACGAATCGTCCTCGGAGTCAAGTAGCTCAGACTCGTCAGACGAAGACTCCGACAACGAAGGCTACgagctcctcggcgtcgaAGAAACCGCCCGCCTCCTCATGGAAGCAGAAGGCGgctccgacgacgagggcgaccACGGCAAGGGGTCAAGTGCAGCCCGACTACGCACCAAGAATGAAATCGCAGAAGAAATCGTCCCCAAGCCagacatcaccatcaccagcgaGATGAAGATCGAAGAGCTCGGCTCGATCGAACACATTGTCGAAAACACCGTGCTCGTAAAGGCAATCACCCCAGGTGAATACCAGGTCCTCGACACAGGATCCGCCCTCTGCACCGCCGAGCGCGCCGtcatcggcgccgtcgcAGAAACCATCGGCAAGGTCCTGCAGCCCATGTACACGGTGTACTTTTCTTCCGAGCAGGAAATCAAAGACCTAGCCCTGGAAGTCGGCACAAAGGTCTTCTACCCCGTCGACCACGCGTCGTACGTCTTTACCCAGCCGCTAAGGAACGCCAAGGGCTCGGACGCGAGTAATTTCCACGACGAGGAAgtcggcgacgacgagatggagtTTTCCGACGACGAGAAGGAAGCAGAGTACAAGAGGGCGCTgaaacagaagaagaaggacaagtGGAGGAGCAAAAATGAAgacaaggccggcggcgcggccaggGGACCGCATCCTTTGAGCCAGGAGGTTTCTGCAGACGCTGGTTTAAACtacgatgatgacgacggcccGTACAAGCCGTTGGCTCGACCTCCCGGCTTTGGCGACGGACTCGCGCCTAGTGAATCGTACGAGCCCGCCCCTCGACCTGGCTTCCGACGTGGTCGCGGCGGAGATGTCAGAGGCCGAGGTAGTCGAggcagaggaggagcagggAGGGGAGGCGGTCGGGGCGGATACGGAAACACGTCGAGAGATGGCTATTCCCTCCCTCCCCAGGGCGGCCAGCAGAATTCTCAACAGATACCTAGTCAGCCTGCTACACAACAAGCAGCTGCTCCGCCAGTCATGCCCAACTTTGGCTTCCAGCTCCCCGCTTGGCCACAATCACAAGCGGCCCCAGGACAATATCCTGTGCCGcctccacctcctcctccaggctGGCCAgcgcaaggtcaaggccaGGCGGGCGCTCCAAACACAATTATCAATCCTGCATTTGTAGCGGCGTTGATGAGCCAGATGCAGCAACAGAATGGGCAGCACGGCTGGGGGGCTCAACAGCAACCGCCACCCAACGGTGGCCAGGCTCAGTGATGGGTTCGTATATACCGGTGGGAGGGATCCATGACGGCTTACTTGGATGCAATCATAGAGGGAAAAAATCATGCATAATTGATTGGCGTTTGGATATATATTTTCAAGATGGACATTGCCTCGTTAGAGCATCTCCGGAAAGAGGCATGCATCAACCGGGCGTTATATAGGGGGTCTTGTTTGTGCGCAAGACCAAGCCTCCAAAATACCAAGTCTTACGAAACAAAGCCCAATTTTCACAAGTTTACAAGTTGACGATACGTTCGGTCAACGTAATGTTTAGTTTCCATGTATCCATCTCCTTCTCCGGCGGGCATCAGCGAGCACCCTATAGTTCGCCCTCACCCTCGACAGCCTTTGCAAAATTGTGGAAGCCAAGTTCGTAAACAAAGCCAAGGGTCATGTGAGCATGCTGTAGCATGTGGTCGAATGAAAGATACTCTATGAGGTCAGAAGTTGTGTGAATGTTGGGGTCAGACTTGTCAAAGGACGATTCGATAACAAAAGCTGACGGATATCCAGCCTTGGAAGCTGAAGCATGATCAGAACAAGCATAGCCACACTTGGTCTCGACCCAAGGGATAGCACAGTACTACAACATTGTCAGTTTCAGGTCATCCAGGACGGACACGAATGATGATATGTATACCTGCTCAATGACTGTCTTGATAAACTTGGTCAGGCCAGCATGAACAAAATCGACAATGACACCAACGCTCTCCGGGAGACCTGCGTCTAAAGTGCCCTTGACGTAACCAGTCATGTCCTGCTGCagcatggccttgacgtcGCGCTTCTGCTTCTCATACTCTTGGAAAATAGCCTGGCTACCCAGCAGACCTCCTTCCTCGGCACTGTACCAGTGGAACTCGATGGTGTTGATAGCCTTGCCTTGCACGACATCCTTGGACTTTAGCAAAGCTCGGAAGACCTCCATGATGGTAACGGTTCcgctgccatcatcatcggctcCAGGGGCAGCGAGGATGGGGAGCCACAAGTTGATGGAGTCCTGGTGAGCACCAATGACGATGGTGCTGTTGGTCTGTCCCGGGATAGTCGCAATTACGGAATGCTGCTTCCAGGTGTGAGGGAAGCTCTGGGCGGTAACCGTCTTGTCGGCGCCAGCCTCCTTGATCATTTCATTGACTTTCTCC
The DNA window shown above is from Metarhizium brunneum chromosome 1, complete sequence and carries:
- the naf1 gene encoding H/ACA ribonucleoprotein complex non-core subunit NAF1; this translates as MSGFQIPGLGQAKPNETLPPLPADVLAAAASVDATEAPPASSEPHGTSQPKQSDNKTEGLNTTVATAALQATEEPDAMIIDQPDSPSSLTGALEAAIGGLDSTDNAPEQPQPQTNAVALQNDQSEHPEWEVDSSPYESSSESSSSDSSDEDSDNEGYELLGVEETARLLMEAEGGSDDEGDHGKGSSAARLRTKNEIAEEIVPKPDITITSEMKIEELGSIEHIVENTVLVKAITPGEYQVLDTGSALCTAERAVIGAVAETIGKVLQPMYTVYFSSEQEIKDLALEVGTKVFYPVDHASYVFTQPLRNAKGSDASNFHDEEVGDDEMEFSDDEKEAEYKRALKQKKKDKWRSKNEDKAGGAARGPHPLSQEVSADAGLNYDDDDGPYKPLARPPGFGDGLAPSESYEPAPRPGFRRGRGGDVRGRGSRGRGGAGRGGGRGGYGNTSRDGYSLPPQGGQQNSQQIPSQPATQQAAAPPVMPNFGFQLPAWPQSQAAPGQYPVPPPPPPPGWPAQGQGQAGAPNTIINPAFVAALMSQMQQQNGQHGWGAQQQPPPNGGQAQ
- the LAP1_0 gene encoding Leucine aminopeptidase 1, translating into MKLSQVSALVACVPAATARFVELMEADHVVLRPDEPTFLIETAPGKTQWVTEEQKWELRRDGQRFMDITATKDLGSQGLRIKESVEFPKKCVNQEEVKSLAKNLDTAPMKANLEKLSSFHTRYYNSEWGLKSSDWVLEKVNEMIKEAGADKTVTAQSFPHTWKQHSVIATIPGQTNSTIVIGAHQDSINLWLPILAAPGADDDGSGTVTIMEVFRALLKSKDVVQGKAINTIEFHWYSAEEGGLLGSQAIFQEYEKQKRDVKAMLQQDMTGYVKGTLDAGLPESVGVIVDFVHAGLTKFIKTVIEQYCAIPWVETKCGYACSDHASASKAGYPSAFVIESSFDKSDPNIHTTSDLIEYLSFDHMLQHAHMTLGFVYELGFHNFAKAVEGEGEL